In Maylandia zebra isolate NMK-2024a linkage group LG12, Mzebra_GT3a, whole genome shotgun sequence, a single genomic region encodes these proteins:
- the LOC143421517 gene encoding uncharacterized protein LOC143421517 translates to MSLRSGRNYLKDYAAEEVDEAAGGEQQADVATQPATMQQRSQPFDTKSQQSRTSTMRSQRTSSSTASAAVRAYAKAQAARAQLAFAEKEANAMKQRAELDAHLAEKEANAMKQRAELDAHLHVLQCQKAIATAEAEASAYEEAEIQSGELYGELCEEAEPISTAHRTNEYVRQQCELLYPDTQHDPAQPPKGNCNEVDVQDSTQITNPFITNTQTKTPPVNRERKQEQTVNTCVVDTYWSNSTKHTPNLNNCVPESSEMQQFAKYLIRKELVSTGLLQFDDKPENYWAWKTSFTSATKDLNLSPREELDLLTKWLGPTSSEQAKRIRAVHTLNPAAGAKMVWQRLEECYGSPEAIEDALLKKVEDFPKLTNKDNVKLQELSDILLELQCAKQDGALPGLAYLDTARGVRQIVEKLPFNLQEKWTTVGTQYKETHSVSFPPFSVFTQFVQRQAKMRNDPSFAMSKANTHVPSPTEKLRSYSRKPTVSAHKMDITAEPDQNNLSPKKMEEPDRQCPIHKKPHPLKKCKLFRDKTIEERQAYLKEHHICYRCCGSVQHIAKNCKAVVKCIECDSLKHLSAMHPGPIPAPKSTTPGNNDNEEQIESSPSVESKCTEVCGQGDSPRSCSKISLVKVYPAGQKERAIKMYAVIDDQSNRSLVKSEFFSLFKINAKPTPYTLKTCSGREQTSGRRAVNFFLESLDGEVNIQLPPLIECDSVPDNRSEIPSPEIAQHHPHLLPVTDNIPPVDHHAPILLVLGRDVIRVHKVREQINGPNDAPYAQRLDLGWIIVGEVCLGKAHSQSEVNVYKTHTLDNGRASYFEPCPNTIHVKENYGVTMNATCITDYLGHSVFVRSEGDNKQAMSIDDRAFLTIMDNEVYQNQENSWVAPLPFRSQRRRLPDNREQALKRLCSLRKTLEKRPEMNDHYIQSMQKTLDNNHADQATWFIPAADLQNSTWFSGPPFLYSDPHTEPHTGPFTLIEPEKDREIRPEIKVMKTTVAEPQLGSDRFKKYSNWITLCRVIARLIHVVTSFAQKTSGQRGWKGFGETPSVQELTRAQVVIIRAVQQEAYRGTLENIKEGRKVSGIFDALKKLNPVVDKDSLLRVGGRLSAADLTENEKHPLIIPSTSHIGMIIVTHYHEQVAHQGRHITEGAIRGAGYWIIGGKRLVSSVIHRCVTCRKLRGKMQIQKMADLPADRVTPEPPFTTVGLDVFGPWTIVTRRTRGGCSQNKRWAVLFTCMSTRAVHIELIETMSADSFINGLRRLFSIRGPAKFLRSEALILWALVRN, encoded by the coding sequence ATGAGTCTACGCTCAGGAAGAAATTACCTAAAAGACTACGCTGCTGAAGAGGTAGACGAAGCAGCTGGTGGTGAACAGCAAGCAGACGTCGCCACTCAACCAGCTACAATGCAGCAACGGTCTCAGCCATTCGACACCAAGTCGCAGCAATCCAGAACATCGACAATGCGTTCTCAACGGACATCCTCATCAACAGCTTCTGCAGCTGTAAGGGCCTACGCCAAAGCTCAAGCAGCACGAGCTCAACTGGCCTTCGCTGAAAAGGAAGCTAATGCAATGAAACAGAGAGCTGAACTGGATGCTCATCTCGCTGAAAAGGAAGCTAATGCAATGAAACAGAGAGCTGAACTGGATGCTCATCTACATGTCCTCCAGTGCCAAAAAGCAATAGCCacagctgaagcagaggccTCAGCCTATGAAGAAGCAGAGATTCAGAGCGGGGAGCTCTACGGAGAACTTTGTGAGGAAGCTGAGCCCATCAGTACAGCGCACCGCACTAACGAATATGTTCGACAACAATGTGAGTTACTCTACCCAGACACTCAGCACGACCCAGCACAGCCTCCTAAAGGAAATTGCAATGAAGTAGATGTACAAGACAGTACACAAATAACTAACCCTTTTATAACCAACACTCAGACGAAAACACCACCTGTAAATAGAGAAAGGAAACAGGAGCAAACAGTGAACACATGTGTAGTCGACACGTACTGGTCCAACTCCACAAAGCACACCCCCAACCTTAACAACTGCGTACCTGAATCAAGTGAAATGCAACAGTTTGCAAAATACCTAATTCGCAAAGAACTAGTCAGTACAGGTCTTTTGCAATTTGATGACAAACCTGAAAACTATTGGGCATGGAAAACCTCATTCACCAGCGCAACCAAAGACCTAAATTTATCTCCAAGAGAGGAATTAGACTTGCTAACAAAATGGTTGGGTCCAACATCATCCGAACAGGCTAAGCGCATTCGTGCTGTACACACCCTCAATCCTGCTGCAGGTGCGAAGATGGTCTGGCAACGCCTTGAAGAGTGCTACGGCTCACCTGAGGCTATTGAGGACGCACTCTTAAAAAAGGTAGAGGACTTTCCCAAACTCACAAACAAAGACAATGTTAAGCTGCAGGAACTTAGTGACATCTTATTGGAGCTACAGTGTGCTAAACAAGATGGTGCACTCCCAGGACTTGCTTACCTGGACACAGCTAGAGGAGTCAGGCAAATAGTGGAAAAACTTCCCTTCAACCTACAGGAAAAGTGGACAACTGTAGGAACACAGTACAAGGAGACTCATAGTGTGTCATTTCCTCCTTTCTCAGTTTTCACACAATTTGTCCAGCGGCAAGCGAAAATGAGGAATGACCCAAGCTTTGCTATGTCCAAGGCCAACACCCATGTCCCTTCTCCCACAGAAAAACTGAGATCATATAGTCGCAAACCTACTGTTTCAGCACACAAAATGGACATTACGGCAGAGCCGGACCAGAATAATCTCAGTCCAAAGAAAATGGAGGAACCGGATCGCCAGTGCCCAATCCACAAAAAACCACATCCACTCAAAAAGTGTAAGCTCTTTAGAGACAAAACTATTGAAGAAAGACAAGCCTATCTCAAAGAGCACCACATATGCTACAGATGCTGTGGGTCTGTCCAACACATTGCAAAAAACTGTAAAGCAGTGGTTAAGTGTATTGAGTGTGACAGCCTTAAACACTTATCTGCAATGCATCCTGGTCCTATTCCTGCCCCTAAGAGTACTACACCAGGAAACAACGACAATGAAGAGCAAATTGAGAGTTCACCTTCAGTCGAGTCGAAGTGCACAGAGGTATGTGGCCAAGGTGACAGCCCACGTTCATGTTCTAAGATCAGTTTGGTCAAAGTGTATCCTGCAGGCCAAAAAGAGAGAGCTATAAAAATGTATGCAGTAATAGATGACCAGTCCAACAGGTCACTGGTTAAGTCAGagtttttcagccttttcaaAATCAATGCCAAACCCACTCCATACACCTTAAAGACTTGCTCTGGCAGAGAACAAACCTCAGGTAGGAGAGCTGTAAACTTCTTCCTCGAGTCTTTGGATGGAGAGGTCAACATCCAGCTACCCCCTTTAATTGAATGTGACTCTGTTCCAGACAATAGATCTGAAATACCCTCTCCAGAGATTGCCCAGCATCACCCACATCTTCTTCCAGTGACAGATAACATCCCACCTGTCGACCACCACGCCCCAATCCTTTTAGTCCTTGGACGTGACGTCATCAGGGTCCATAAGGTACGTGAGCAAATCAACGGACCCAATGATGCACCATACGCCCAAAGGCTAGACCTGGGTTGGATTATTGTGGGGGAGGTGTGTTTAGGAAAAGCGCACAGTCAGTCAGAGGTCAATGTCTATAAAACACACACCTTAGATAATGGACGTGCATCCTATTTTGAGCCTTGCCCAAACACAATTCACGTTAAAGAGAATTATGGGGTCACTATGAATGCAACCTGCATCACAGACTATTTGGGACACTCTGTGTTTGTTAGATCTGAGGGTGATAACAAACAAGCCATGTCTATCGACGACAGAGCATTCCTGACAATAATGGACAATGAAGTTTATCAAAACCAAGAGAACAGCTGGGTTGCACCTTTACCCTTTCGCTCACAGAGAAGGAGGCTCCCTGACAACAGAGAACAAGCCCTAAAACGCCTCTGCTCTCTCCGAAAGACTTTGGAAAAGAGACCAGAAATGAATGATCACTACATCCAATCCATGCAGAAAACGTTGGATAACAATCATGCTGACCAAGCCACTTGGTTCATTCCAGCAGCAGACCTGCAGAACAGTACCTGGTTCTCAGGTCCACCCTTTCTGTACTCTGACCCACACACAGAACCACACACTGGTCCTTTCACGCTCATCGAacctgaaaaagacagagagataCGTCCGgaaataaaagtaatgaaaaCTACTGTAGCAGAGCCACAGTTGGGTTCTGACCGTTTCAAAAAGTACTCAAACTGGATCACTCTTTGCAGAGTCATAGCCAGACTCATTCATGTAGTTACATCCTTTGCACAAAAGACAAGTGGACAAAGGGGATGGAAAGGTTTCGGTGAGACACCGAGCGTCCAAGAACTCACCCGAGCCCAAGTAGTCATCATTCGAGCTGTCCAACAAGAAGCTTACAGAGGGACGCTTGAAAACAttaaagaaggaaggaaggtcAGTGGCATATTTGATGCACTCAAGAAGCTCAATCCTGTAGTGGACAAAGACAGTCTCTTACGAGTCGGTGGACGTCTTTCCGCCGCCGATCtcacagaaaatgaaaagcacCCTCTGATTATCCCATCTACCAGCCACATCGGCATGATAATTGTAACTCACTATCATGAACAAGTGGCTCATCAAGGAAGACACATAACTGAAGGAGCTATCCGTGGTGCTGGGTACTGGATAATTGGAGGGAAGCGGCTTGTGTCATCTGTCATTCATCGGTGTGTCACATGTCGCAAGTTGCGAGGCAAAATGCAGATCCAGAAAATGGCAGACTTGCCCGCAGACCGAGTCACCCCTGAACCACCCTTTACCACTGTAGGCCTAGATGTATTTGGGCCATGGACTATTGTGACGCGTCGTACAAGAGGTGGTTGTTCCCAGAACAAACGTTGGGCTGTGTTATTCACATGCATGTCAACTAGGGCTGTGCATATCGAACTGATAGAGACTATGTCTGCTGATAGTTTTATCAATGGATTAAGAAGGCTCTTCTCTATTCGGGGCCCAGCCAAGTTTCTGCGCTCAGAGGCACTAATTTTGTGGGCGCTTGTAAGGAATTAA